One Cryptococcus neoformans var. neoformans B-3501A chromosome 10, whole genome shotgun sequence DNA window includes the following coding sequences:
- a CDS encoding hypothetical protein (HMMPfam hit to AMP-binding, AMP-binding enzyme, score: 65.0, E(): 2e-16), with amino-acid sequence MPVPTFVAQSVTELISIRAETQANDAAIHTGASEYGEKLMTLTYSDFSKAVDRLAAHYAALNIQPQCGPSEVPPERIVAVLTSTAIDETLLEIALAKLGLASLLLSVNNSTAAVAHLCKVTKSASLIYGPKFEETAKDAQKLLAQEGIEIRTIPETRYPLWGPEGARESKIAPYPPRLTPQQESKRTCVVLHSSGSTGFPKPVFITHYGLIANAAQSLPKTGFSALPLFHGFGHYSVFRCMYHGKTFTLMPPNLPLTSANICRIIRSSPTPPVQHFAVPYVLKLLGETDEGVQTLANFEAVSFAGAAVPDDLGDRLVKAGVNLISFYGTTETGALMTSRREFDSDKGWNWLRAEGPIADYLELIPQGSDTFEAVVKDGWPAKIMSNREDGAYCTKDLVLRHPQNKTWFKYIGRLDDTLTQTLGEKTNPVPIELAIRGNSPLVQECIVFGDGRPQTGALILPSEQGAELSKDKKKYIEAVWPVIADANSNAPSHSRILPEMVDILPYGTEIPVATKMSILRPACYKKFSSIIDAIYERFERGTGEPKRDISSKPEMESFLTGTILKALGDKAGPDLSPSTDLFSYGVDSLQATRVRNVISKSLELGDAKIGQNIVYEYPSISQLADYLLEIKTGKAGQNGPEKDYKTMWEMVERYTSQLIKEDSSAVAADVTSNGHSSHVIVLTGATGSLGAHILDQLVRRPDVSRVICLSRAKSHQDSLLRVQESLSQRLRMLTPEGESKIVSYAADVNRPDLGLSAEEYEGLRQESTAVIHNAWPVNFVLSIDSYNEHIGGATNLLNLTLKSPKAVKPGFFFSSSVGTRQGLTEPVVEEDFPESPETANALGYGRSKWVVEKIMEKAGKETKARCGVLRIGQLVGDTENGVWNETEAWPLMFKSIDVIQSLPMLDEKPSWLPVNHAAATISEIVTSTSTSFTPSSAAVYHVLNPYFASWSDILSGLSAGGLKFDTVSRAEWLDRLAKSNPDVAVNPTYKLLGFYQNRIGKKDEKPTVEFKVDRTEKESETMRDEVKKVGPELVALWAKRWRQSGFLH; translated from the exons ATGCCAGTCCCAACTTTTGTCGCTCAATCCGTTACCGAGCTCATATCTATTAGAGCTG AGACCCAAGCCAATGATGCAGCCATCCATACTGGCGCTTCAGAATATGGGGAAAAACTTATGACACTCAC ATATTCTGATTTTTCCAAGGCGGTGGATCGGTTAGCGGCTCATTACGCTGCACTTAACATTCAGCCTCAATGTGGACCAAGCGAGGTTCCGCCAGAACGTATCGTTGCTGTCCTCACCTCCACGGCAATTGATGAGACTCTGTTGGAAATCGCGCTCGCAAAACTCGGCTTGGCCTCCTTATTACTCTCTGTAAACAACTCAACTGCCGCAGTCGCTCATTTATGCAAGGTGACCAAAAGCGCTTCCCTCATCTACGGTCCCAAGTTTGAGGAGACAGCCAAGGATGCCCAGAAGCTTTTGGCTCAAGAAGGAATTGAGATCAGA ACCATTCCCGAAACACGATATCCTCTCTGGGGCCCTGAGGGAGCTCGAGAGTCCAAAATCGCCCCTTATCCACCTAGGCTTACTCCTCAGCAAGAGAGTAAGCGTACTTGTGTTGTCCTCCACTCTTCCGGCTCTACAGGTTTCCCTAAACCAGTATTTATCACTCACTACGGCCTCATTGCCAATGCGGCTCAGTCATTACCGAAGACAGGCTTTTCCGCTTTGCCTTTATTCCATGGATTCGGGCATTACTCTGT TTTTCGATGTATGTACCACGGCAAGACATTTACCCTTATGCCCCCTAACCTCCCCCTCACTTCTGCCAATATCTGCCGTATCATTCGAAGctctccaactcctccCGTCCAGCACTTCGCTGTGCCATATGTCCTGAAGCTTTTGGGTGAGACTGATGAAGGAGTTCAAACTCTCGCCAATTTCGAGGCGGTGTCCTTTGCGGGTGCCGCTGTTCCCGATGATCTTGGAGATAGGTTGGTGAAGGCTGGAGTCAATTTGATTTCTTTCTATGGTACCACTG AAACGGGTGCTCTCATGACCTCTCGTCGCGAATTTGACTCGGACAAGGGATGGAATTGGCTTCGAGCCGAAGGCCCCATTGCCGACTACCTCGAGCTTATCCCTCAAGGCTCAGATACTTTTGAGGCAGTTGTGAAGGATGGATGGCCTGCAAAGATTATGAGTAACAGGGAAGATGGTGCCTATTGTACCAAGGATCTGGTTTTGAGGCACCCTCAAAACAAGACGTGGTTCAAGTATATCGGAAGATTGGACGATACCCTTACTCAAACTTTGGGTGAAAAGACCAACCCTGTTCCTATTGAGCTTGCCATT CGAGGAAATTCTCCCCTCGTACAAGAATGCATCGtctttggagatggtcgtcCCCAGACTGGAGCCCTCATTTTGCCTTCTGAGCAAGGTGCCGAACTCagcaaagacaagaagaagtacaTTGAGGCTGTTTGGCCCGTCATCGCCGATGCCAACTCTAATGCTCCTAGCCACTCTCGTATCCTCCCAGAGATGGTTGATATCTTGCCGTACGGTACTGAGATCCCTGTT GCTACCAAGATGTCTATTCTCAGGCCAGCGTGTTACAAGAAGTTCAGCTCTATCATCGATGCCATTTACGAGCGTTTTGAACGAGGTACTGGCGAGCCCAAGCGAGACATCTCTTCGAAGCCCGAGATGGAATCCTTCCTTACCGGCACTATCCTTAAAGCTTTGGGCGACAAAGCCGGTCCTGATCTTTCCCCCTCTACCGACCTTTTCTCATACGGCGTCGATTCCCTCCAAGCTACCCGCGTTCGTAATGTAATCAGCAAGTCTCTCGAGCTCGGTGATGCCAAGATTGGGCAGAACATTGTTTATGAATACCCCTCTATCTCCCAACTGGCCGACTATTTGCTTGAGATCAAGACTGGCAAAGCCGGGCAGAATGGACCTGAGAAGGATTACAAGACCATGTGGGAGATGGTTGAGCGTTACACTTCCCAACTCATAAAGGAAGATTCCTCAGCTGTTGCCGCCGACGTTACTTCCAACGGCCACTCCAGCCATGTCATCGTCCTCACCGGTGCCACCGGCTCCCTCGGGGCTCATATTCTCGATCAGCTTGTCCGTCGACCAGACGTTAGCAGAGTCATTTGTTTGTCTCGTGCCAAGTCTCACCAAGACTCCCTTCTTCGTGTACAAGaatctctctcccaacGACTACGCATGTTGACCCCGGAAGGTGAATCGAAGATTGTCTCTTATGCTGCGGACGTCAACCGACCTGACCTCGGTCTCTCTGCTGAGGAGTACGAAGGTCTTCGCCAAGAATCTACTGCTGTCATTCACAACGCTTGGCCTGTTAACTTCGTACTCTCTATTGACTCTTACAACGAACACATAGGAGGTGCCACcaaccttctcaacctGACCCTCAAGTCTCCCAAGGCTGTCAAGCCCGggttcttcttttcttcttctgtcggTACAAGACAGGGTTTGACAGAGCCTGTGGTAGAGGAAGATTTCCCCGAAAGTCCTGAGACTGCGAACGCATTAGGGTATGGGAGAAGTAAATGGGTAGTGGAAAAGATCATGGAGAAGGCCGGCAAAGAGACAAAAGCGAGGTGCGGTGTTCTGAGGATCGGTCAGCTAGTTGGTGATACCGAGAA TGGCGTATGGAATGAAACAGAAGCATGGCCTTTAATGTTCAAGTCAATTGACGTCATCCAATCTCTCCCCATGCTTGACGAG AAACCGTCCTGGCTCCCAGTCAACCacgcagcagcaacaattTCCGAGATCGTCACTTCCACTTCTACCTCCTTTACCCCATCTTCTGCTGCGGTTTACCACGTCCTCAACCCGTACTTTGCTTCATGGTCCGACATTCTCTCTGGCTTGTCGGCTGGTGGCCTCAAGTTCGACACTGTTTCGCGTGCTGAATGGCTCGACCGTCTCGCGAAATCCAACCCCGATGTGGCGGTAAACCCGACGTACAAGCTGCTTGGATTCTATCAGAATAGGATCGGGAAAAAGGACGAGAAACCAACAGTTGAGTTCAAGGTAGATAGAACGGAGAAGGAGTCTGAGACAATGAGAGATGAGGTAAAGAAGGTTGGACCGGAGTTGGTGGCTCTTTGGGCGAAGCGATGGAGGCAGTCTGGTTTTTTGCATTAG
- a CDS encoding hypothetical protein (Match to EST gb|CF187201.1|CF187201; HMMPfam hit to UQ_con, Ubiquitin-conjugating enzyme, score: 169.8, E(): 5.6e-48): MISIPVSASTAPRLTPLIQLPKAQSRHRRHETALTSTCHFATLPPPPPNRSLMSDYDVTLVNNKMSEFFVKFKGPTETPFANGVWKIHVELPEQFPYKSPSIGFMNKIFHPNIDETSGSVCLDVINQTWSPMFELINIFEIFLPQLLRYPNPADPLNGEAASLLMRDPKAYAKKVESYVERFASAEDADQAGGDDESDEEYEPVPPKVKAKTNGVNGNVNGNGNGQPNGHANGNGNDNASGVNGVNGHGEEHEEDDEEDEDEKMSDMGEFSEDEEDIMGTMD, translated from the exons ATGATAAGTATCCCCGTCTCTGCCTCCACCGCGCCCCGGCTAACCCCCCTCATACAGCTCCCCAAAGCGCAGAGTAGACACAGACGTCATGAAACT GCGCTAACAAGTACTTGCCATTTTGCCACCTtgccacctccacctcctaATCGCAGTCTCATGTCTGATTACGATGTGACATtagtcaacaacaagatGTCCGAATTCTTTGTCAAGTTTAAAGGCCCAACCGAGA CACCGTTTGCCAATGGTGTGTGGAAGATCCACGTAGAGCTCCCGGAACAATTCCCATACAAGTCCCCTAGTATCGGCTTTATGAACAAGATCTTCCATCCCAACATTGATGAAAC GAGCGGGAGCGTGTGCTTGGATGTCATTAACCAAACTTGGTCGCCCATGTTCG AActcatcaacatctttgaaatcttccttccccaactTCTCCGGTACCCCAACCCCGCCGACCCACTGAACGGTGAGGCTGCTTCCCTCCTCATGCGGGACCCAAAGGCCTACGCCAAAAAGGTAGAGTCCTACGTTGAGAGGTTTGCTTCCGCGGAAGATGCCGACCAAGCTGGTGGGGATGATGAATCTGATGAGGAGTATGAGCCGGTGCCGCCAAAGGTAAAGGCAAAGACCAACGGCGTGAACGGGAACGTTAATGGGAACGGGAATGGCCAGCCCAACGGCCATGCCAATGGAAACGGAAACGACAATGCCAGCGGGGTGAACGGCGTTAATGGGCATGGGGAAGAGcatgaagaggacgatgaagaggatgaagatgaaaagatgaGCGATATGGGCGAATTcagcgaggatgaggaggatatcATGGGTACAATGGACTAG
- a CDS encoding hypothetical protein (Match to ESTs gb|CF187567.1|CF187567, gb|CF187365.1|CF187365; HMMPfam hit to ABC_tran, ABC transporter, score: 249.5, E(): 5.7e-72) — protein sequence MARIASDIRRTFPRTDEVVVSYITGLIDDEDEEVEDIVDMIKGMLGGGPSSEDNGKVLDEFMNRLLEYLESQSTKRVRKSTTATKLDKTIHMRSQAMSATIAMSGKVDLESNTKGQASRVDLNKLAKAEAKLKAKIEKRAKKDNLYQGSKLIDMQRQQQSYEEMFMQVNPLDLSGAAKGKSKDIHLLNIDVSFGSNRILSGATLSMAHGRRYGLIGRNGIGKSTLLRHLALREVPIPTHISVLYVEQEIAGDATTALDSVLQADVWRHKYVTEERELNLKLEELEKASAKEGLLGDEKAQIDQDREDVSSRLGEVQKTLIDIEAETGPARAGSLLAGLGFSEEDQKRVTSSFSGGWRMRLALARALFVKPDLLMLDEPSNMLDLNAIAWLEEYLQTWPSTLLVVSHDRAFLDAVATDIIHQHNQRLDYYKGNFSQFYATKTERAKNQRKEYETQLQYRQHLQAYIDRWRYNAARAAQAQSKIKILEKLPELEPPEDDDSENFKFPDPEKISPPLLQLDEATFGYTSDKIILRNVNIDVQLDSRIAVIGPNGAGKSTMIKLLTGAIQPITGRATHNSRCRIAYFTQHFVNQLDMTVSPVAFLQAKFPGKTEQEYRSHLGSFGITGLTGMQKIDTLSGGQKARVAFAVLSMQKPHILLLDEPSNHLDIEGIDALIEAIKNFKGGVISISHDERFITNTSNQLWVCADGKVTKFMGDVEEYKKIVTQELQAKLRP from the exons ATGGCTAGAATCGCCTCTGACATT AGGAGGACCTTTCCTCGTACCGACGAAGTCGTTGTTTCGTATATCACCGGTCTTATcgatgacgaagatgaagaagtcgagGACATTGTGGATATGATCAAGGGTATGCTTGGCGGTGGACCCTCCAGCGAGGACAATGGGAAGGTTCTTGATGAATT CATGAACCGGCTCCTCGAGTATCTCGAATCCCAATCCACCAAGCGTGTTCGAAAATCTACCACCGCCACCAAGCTCGACAAGACTATTCACATGCGTTCTCAAGCCATGTCTGCTACTATCGCCATGTCCGGTAAAGTCGATTTGGAATCCAACACCAAAGGTCAAGCTTCTCGAGTCGATCTCAACAAGCTGGCTAAAGCAGAAGCTAAGCTCAAGGCCAAGATTGAGAAGCgggcgaagaaggataaCCTTTACCAGGGTTCCAAGCTTATCGATATGCAGAGGCAGCAACAGAGTTATGAGGAGATGTTCATGCAGGTGAACCCGTTGGATTTGAGCGGTGCTGCCAAGGGCAAGTCGAAGGATATCCATCTTTTGAACATCGATGTGTCATTCGGCAGCAACCGAATCTT ATCCGGTGCTACCCTCTCCATGGCCCACGGTCGTCGATACGGTCTCATCGGTCGAAACGGTATCGGTAAATCCACTCTTCTGCGCCACCTCGCCCTTCGAGAAGTCCCTATTCCTACCCACATCTCCGTCCTGTACGTTGAACAAGAAATCGCTGGTGATGCAACGACCGCACTCGATTCTGTGCTTCAAGCGGACGTCTGGCGACACAAGTACGTCACGGAAGAACGAGAACTCAACCTCAAActcgaagagcttgaaaaAGCTTCTGCTAAAGAAGGTCTCCTTGGTGACGAAAAGGCGCAGATTGACCAGGACAGGGAGGACGTTTCTTCAAGGTTGGGTGAAGTGCAAAAGACCTTGATTGATATAGAGGCAGAGACTGGCCCGGCGAGAGCGGGAAGTTTGTTGGCTGGTTTGGGTTTCTCGGAGGAAGATCAGAAGAGGGTGACTTCGAGTTTCTCTGGTGGTTGGAGGATGCGTTTGGCGTTGGCTCGTGCGCTGTTCGTCAAACCGGAT CTTTTGATGTTGGACGAACCTTCCAACATGTTAGACTTGAACGCCATCGCATGGCTCGAAGAATATCTCCAAACATGGCCCTCAACTCTTCTCGTCGTGTCGCACGACCGAGCTTTCCTCGATGCTGTCGCCACCGATATCATACACCAACACAACCAGCGCCTCGACTACTACAAGGGCAACTTTTCCCAGTTCTACGCTACCAAGACTGAGCGAGCCAAGAACCAGAGGAAGGAGTACGAGACGCAGTTGCAGTACAGGCAGCATTTGCAGGCTTATATCGATCGGTGGAGGTACAATGCCGCGCGAGCTGCGCAAGCTCAATCAAAGATCAAGATTCTCGAGAAACTTCCCGAACTGGAGCCACCCGAGGACGACGATTCCGAAAATTTCAAGTTCCCCGACCCGGAAAAGATCTCGCCGCCTCTCTTACAGCTCGACGAAGCTACTTTCGGCTATACATCCGATAAGATCATCCTGCGTAACGTCAACATTGACGTTCAGCTCGACAGCCGTATCGCTGTTATCGGTCCAAACGGTGCGGGAAAATCTACAATGATCAAGCTTCTCACTGGCGCGATCCAACCCATCACCGGTCGGGCGACACACAACTCTCGATGCCGTATCGCGTATTTCACGCAGCATTTCGTGAATCAGTTGGATATGACCGTTTCGCCCGTCGCTTTCCTCCAGGCCAAGTTTCCGGGCAAGACGGAGCAGGAGTACAGATCGCATTTGGGTTCCTTTGGGATCACGGGTCTGACGGGTATGCAAAAGATTGATACGCTTTCAGGTGGTCAAAAGGCAAGAGTGGCGTTTGCGGTGTTGTCGATGCAGAAGCCACATATCTTGTTGCTGGACGAG CCTTCTAACCACTTGGATATTGAGGGTATCGATGCCCTTATCGAGGCTATCAAGAATTTCAAGGGCGGTGTCATCAGTATCTCGCACGACGAGCGATTCATCACCAACACTTCCAACCAG CTTTGGGTCTGCGCAGACGGCAAGGTAACCAAGTTTATGGGCGATGTGGAGGAGTACAAGAAGATTGTGACGCAAGAGTTGCAAGCCAAGTTGAGGCCTTGA